A genomic stretch from Helianthus annuus cultivar XRQ/B chromosome 1, HanXRQr2.0-SUNRISE, whole genome shotgun sequence includes:
- the LOC110930604 gene encoding uncharacterized protein LOC110930604 — protein sequence MEKALARYGVTHRLSTAYHPQTSGQVENANRGVKGILEKTVGKSRKDWSEKLDDALWAFRTAYKTPLGTTPFMIVYGKACHLPVELEHRALWALKTVNRDLTEAARRGFFQIHELEALRDAACERSWNIKEKTKALHDRRLRGLKEFKVGDRVLLFNSRLKLIAGKLKSRWSGPYVVKEVFPYGTVELYDEVDKGVWKVNGYRLKHYLGGHIDTTEEEEIPLEDPPTFTEQ from the coding sequence ATGGAAAAGGCACTTGCTCGCTACGGTGTCACTCATCGTCTTTCCACCGCATACCACCCGCAAACTAGTGGCCAAGTAGAGAATGCTAACCGAGGGGTGAAGGGAatcttagagaaaacggtaggaaaGAGTAGAAAGGATTGGTCAGAAAAGCTCGACGACGCTTTGTGGGCATTTCGCACCGCCTACAAAACACCGTTAGGGACGACACCCTTCATGATTGTGTATGGCAAAGCATGCCATCTCCCGGTAGAGTTAGAACATAGAGCTTTGTGGGCGTTAAAAACCGTTAACCGCGACCTTACCGAAGCCGCAAGAAGGGGGTTCTTCCAAATCCATGAATTGGAAGCTTTGAGGGATGCCGCCTGTGAACGATCTTGGAATATCAAGGAAAAGACTAAGGCGTTGCATGATAGGAGGTTGCGAGGATTGAAAGAGTTTAAGGTAGGTGATAGAGTGCTCTTATTCAATTCAAGATTGAAATTGATAGCGGGGAAGTTGAAGTCAAGATGGAGCGGACCGTATGTGGTAAAGGAGGTGTTTCCATACGGTACCGTTGAGTTATATGATGAAGTTGATAAAGGTGTGTGGAAGGTAAATGGTTATCGCTTGAAACATTACTTGGGAGGTCACATTGATACTACCGAAGAGGAAGAAATTCCTCTAGAGGACCCACCCACCTTCACCGAACAGTGA